atttaaaatttctgccACATTAAAGGCTCTTATTAAATTCATACTTGTGGcggttcaaaaaatgtttattttgtggcATAGAGGCTAAATATCCGTTAAAAAATCGGTTCTAGTGCTTGGCTCAGTGCTACGGTCGAACACAAATCGACAgaattttgtttggttttttccACTAGAGGCGCTTAGGTAATTGACGTTTATctgtcaattttcatttattgttttgttttgatccATCCAAGTCGAAGATAAAAAGGTACTTTGCGGCTACTAAAGTTTTCCGAACCGAAAGTCAATCAAATCGCTCGTCTACCATTTTATTGTTCATTATTGTACAGTCAATCATGTCGTCGGAAGATGAGGACATGGAATGCGATGCACCAACAAGTTTCGTTAAAACTAATCCAGGACCGATGAACAATACACTGGCCAAGTATAACCAAACCTATCTGCAGTTTCGCAAGTGGAACGATTCCAATGGAATGCGTGCCATCTCAGAAAATGTTCTGTTGGAATATTTTGAGGATGTTTCCACAAGGAGCAAGCCAACCACATTGTTCGCCGTTTATTCGATGCTAAAGTCCACTTTCCGTTCAAAAGAAAACGTTGACATCGGTTCATACTCCAGATTACTCGAGTTTTTAAAAGTGAAGAATGTTGGCTACAAACCGGTGAAGGCTAAAGCTTTCACTGACGACGAAATCGAAAGATTTGTCAATGAGGCGCCAGATGACAGATGGCTTGATGTGAAGGTAATCACAGAATCTAAAATCTTAAACttttaatggaaatatttGACTTTCCTTACACGCTTGTCAGGCTGTCTGTGCATTTGCAATAAATGGAGTATTTACGAAACTCGTTACCGTGATGACCGACCACGTCAAACGGTACGATGACATGATTTTGGTGACCATACCTAAATCGGACACGACTCCTCAGTGTACATTTCCAATAACTGGACCGTTCGTCAACGTCGTACAAAAATATGCCGATTTGCGTCCTGCAAACGTACCCACAAATCGCTTTTTCTTGACCTACCATGACGATAAATGCACCACGCAACCGATCGGAAAACACAAATTCAACGGAATGGCTCGACGAATCGCagtttatctgaaattatcgGAACCGGAACGTTATTCGCGATACTCATTCCGTAAGAATGCAGCCAACTTATCGTTCAATACAAGTTCGAATCAGAATGAAGACGCTGACGAGCAAACAAGCGAACACATTGAGTTGGATTATCAAACTGGACTCCTGAAATCATCTTCGTTCGGCGCCCCACGTCTATTTTCGGCTCCACCTGTTTCACGAATTACGGCAACAAACAGCATTAAGAGTAGCGATGGTAAGTGAAATGAATCAAATTAATCCCGTGACTGTGGTGTGATTCCCAATCGATTTATTGTTTTCAGAACATGTTTGCACCTTTAGCTGCGGGCAGGTGAAGTGCGCCTCGGAAGAAAATGAGAAGATTGCGCTACATGCGTTCAACATGATGAAACCACCCGAATACACCATCACAGATCTGACACCTGCCCTATATCCGGCGGATCCGGCCTGCCGATGGATAGTGGCATACACACACAAGTCCGATGAGGTTACCACATACAATGCGGAGGAAACGTTCGAAAGCATTACACGCACAATACCGTACAATGTTCGGATTGATCAGAAGTACATTCGTGGAACAGCGGCCCAGATGTCAGAGGCGTATATTGTTGTGTATAGTGTAAATTGTCGATGCCAGAAGGAGACAGCGGACGTATTCAATATGCTCTTGAACGAAGCAAAGTTTGAAGA
This region of Bradysia coprophila strain Holo2 chromosome IV, BU_Bcop_v1, whole genome shotgun sequence genomic DNA includes:
- the LOC119066533 gene encoding uncharacterized protein LOC119066533 isoform X3 encodes the protein MSSEDEDMECDAPTSFVKTNPGPMNNTLAKYNQTYLQFRKWNDSNGMRAISENVLLEYFEDVSTRSKPTTLFAVYSMLKSTFRSKENVDIGSYSRLLEFLKVKNVGYKPVKAKAFTDDEIERFVNEAPDDRWLDVKAVCAFAINGVFTKLVTVMTDHVKRYDDMILVTIPKSDTTPQCTFPITGPFVNVVQKYADLRPANVPTNRFFLTYHDDKCTTQPIGKHKFNGMARRIAVYLKLSEPERYSRYSFRKNAANLSFNTSSNQNEDADEQTSEHIELDYQTGLLKSSSFGAPRLFSAPPVSRITATNSIKSSDEHVCTFSCGQVKCASEENEKIALHAFNMMKPPEYTITDLTPALYPADPACRWIVAYTHKSDEVTTYNAEETFESITRTIPYNVRIDQKYIRGTAAQMSEAYIVVYSVNCRCQKETADVFNMLLNEAKFEDL
- the LOC119066533 gene encoding uncharacterized protein LOC119066533 isoform X2, giving the protein MSSDDEDMDAEAADSFNKTTYQALPPVSQAKYQNAYQVFQKWNKSNGWCAISEDLLMKYFVELNAKSKPSTLFAIFSMLKATFRINDDIDIAKYSKLIEYIKGRNASYKPAKAKIFTDEEIERFVNEAPDDRWLDVKAVCAFAINGVFTKLVTVMTDHVKRYDDMILVTIPKSDTTPQCTFPITGPFVNVVQKYADLRPANVPTNRFFLTYHDDKCTTQPIGKHKFNGMARRIAVYLKLSEPERYSRYSFRKNAANLSFNTSSNQNEDADEQTSEHIELDYQTGLLKSSSFGAPRLFSAPPVSRITATNSIKSSDEHVCTFSCGQVKCASEENEKIALHAFNMMKPPEYTITDLTPALYPADPACRWIVAYTHKSDEVTTYNAEETFESITRTIPYNVRIDQKYIRGTAAQMSEAYIVVYSVNCRCQKETADVFNMLLNEAKFEDL